A genomic segment from Sphingopyxis sp. DBS4 encodes:
- a CDS encoding LuxR family transcriptional regulator produces MKHFNLTEELAHDISGADKEERLFAALSNAADRMGFDLFALAFDRRGGGGEGASMLVHNYPDAWANVYVGFDLSGTDPIRRAGEKSMTGFQWRNVDHYIPLSRGDRQLLKVARESGIGDGFTVPRHLPGEATGSCSFAVAPNARIPLEMLHAAEIVGAVALAAARQLIGTGSYTPRAALTERQRECVLWSARGKTAGETASILGISEETVVRHLKIARERYSVPCRQMLILCALFDGVIGFSDVYDWWRPL; encoded by the coding sequence GTGAAGCATTTTAATCTGACGGAGGAACTCGCACACGACATATCAGGCGCCGACAAGGAAGAACGGCTCTTTGCCGCCCTGTCGAACGCCGCCGACCGCATGGGATTTGATCTTTTCGCGCTCGCCTTCGATCGCCGCGGCGGCGGCGGCGAGGGTGCATCGATGCTCGTGCATAATTATCCCGACGCCTGGGCGAATGTCTATGTCGGCTTCGATCTCAGCGGCACCGACCCGATCCGGCGCGCCGGCGAAAAATCCATGACGGGTTTTCAATGGCGCAATGTCGATCACTACATCCCGCTTTCTCGCGGTGACCGGCAGTTGCTGAAGGTCGCCCGCGAGAGCGGAATCGGCGACGGCTTCACGGTGCCGCGGCACTTGCCTGGCGAAGCGACCGGAAGCTGCTCCTTTGCCGTCGCTCCCAATGCCAGGATCCCGCTCGAGATGCTCCACGCCGCCGAGATCGTCGGCGCCGTGGCGCTCGCCGCGGCGCGGCAGCTCATCGGGACAGGCTCCTATACTCCGCGGGCGGCGCTGACCGAGCGGCAGCGCGAATGCGTGCTCTGGTCCGCCCGCGGCAAGACTGCTGGCGAGACCGCCAGCATCCTCGGCATCAGCGAAGAGACCGTGGTCCGTCATCTCAAGATCGCGCGCGAGCGCTATTCAGTGCCTTGTCGGCAAATGCTGATCCTCTGCGCCCTGTTCGACGGCGTCATCGGCTTTTCGGATGTCTATGACTGGTGGCGCCCGCTCTGA
- a CDS encoding acyl-homoserine-lactone synthase — translation MITQSTRAQDAPGNAALRAMFAARKQVFIDKLQWDLPALDGRFELDQFDTPDARYLILLDPDDLRHRASARLLPTTAPHLLGDIYSHLCADGAPSGEGVWEISRFCLDPGQTPTERRDARNQLVTALADYALRHGIGEYVGVAEAGWYHTISKFGWTCRTLGPVHRDSACRIVALSIAIDEDMAASSVGRSR, via the coding sequence ATGATCACTCAATCCACGCGGGCGCAGGATGCGCCCGGGAATGCGGCGCTTCGCGCCATGTTCGCCGCCCGCAAGCAGGTCTTCATCGACAAGCTGCAATGGGATTTGCCTGCCCTCGACGGCCGCTTCGAGCTCGACCAATTCGACACCCCGGACGCGCGGTACCTGATCCTGCTCGATCCCGATGATCTGCGCCACCGGGCGTCGGCGCGGCTGCTGCCAACCACGGCGCCGCACCTGCTCGGCGACATCTATTCGCATCTTTGCGCCGACGGGGCGCCGTCCGGTGAAGGCGTGTGGGAGATCAGTCGCTTCTGCCTCGACCCCGGACAAACGCCCACCGAGCGCCGCGACGCGCGCAACCAGTTGGTCACCGCGCTGGCGGACTATGCTCTCCGCCACGGCATAGGCGAATATGTCGGTGTCGCAGAAGCCGGTTGGTATCACACGATCAGCAAATTTGGCTGGACATGCCGCACGCTGGGTCCCGTTCACCGGGATAGCGCGTGCCGGATAGTCGCCCTCAGCATAGCGATCGACGAGGATATGGCCGCTTCTTCTGTTGGTCGGTCTCGCTAA
- a CDS encoding AraC family transcriptional regulator produces MAELVRVAALTGYFPTMRGLGADPRPLLRECGLSPELLANPEQLISARATMRLLERSAEVTGCATLGLRMAEERALANLGVASLLIAHQPTLRLALQALAEFRNRINSTLALQIEAFGEEVVLREHFALSSPEPHRQSSDLALGVLTRVCATVLGDTWAPLSVCFAHERPPAAAMAVYRRLFRCAIEFDCEFNGLVLAEADLDRPAARADSALAGHARDLISSVMSPAMRTASQEVEQMIMLLLPSGRATIQYCAESMGTTVRTLQRMLDADGTSFSELLNRARMQLSTQYLANPRTRITDVAEMLGYGSIGAYTRWHGQMFGLSPRQWRISMGRPAQR; encoded by the coding sequence GTGGCCGAACTCGTCCGCGTCGCGGCGCTGACCGGCTATTTTCCGACGATGCGGGGGCTGGGCGCCGATCCGCGGCCGCTGCTGCGCGAGTGCGGCCTGTCGCCCGAATTGCTTGCGAACCCCGAACAACTGATCTCGGCACGCGCGACGATGCGGCTGCTGGAGCGCAGCGCCGAGGTGACCGGCTGCGCGACGCTGGGGCTGCGCATGGCCGAGGAGCGTGCGCTTGCCAATCTGGGCGTCGCCAGCCTGCTGATCGCGCATCAGCCGACGCTCCGCCTCGCGCTTCAGGCGCTCGCCGAATTTCGCAATCGGATCAATTCGACGCTGGCCCTGCAGATCGAAGCCTTCGGCGAAGAGGTCGTGCTGCGCGAGCATTTCGCGCTCAGCAGCCCCGAGCCGCATCGCCAGTCGTCCGACCTGGCGCTCGGTGTCCTCACGCGCGTTTGCGCGACCGTTCTCGGCGATACATGGGCACCGCTATCGGTCTGTTTCGCGCACGAAAGACCGCCGGCTGCCGCCATGGCCGTCTATCGGCGACTGTTTCGCTGCGCGATCGAGTTCGATTGCGAGTTCAACGGCCTCGTCCTTGCCGAGGCCGATCTCGACCGGCCGGCGGCGCGTGCCGATTCGGCGCTCGCGGGCCATGCGCGCGACCTGATCTCGTCGGTGATGAGTCCCGCAATGCGCACGGCGTCGCAGGAGGTCGAACAGATGATCATGCTGCTGTTGCCCTCCGGCCGGGCGACGATCCAATATTGCGCCGAATCGATGGGGACCACGGTGCGCACCCTACAGCGGATGCTGGACGCCGACGGGACAAGTTTCAGCGAACTGCTCAACCGCGCGCGAATGCAGCTTTCGACTCAATATCTCGCCAATCCGCGCACCCGGATCACCGACGTCGCCGAAATGCTCGGCTATGGCTCGATCGGGGCCTATACGCGCTGGCACGGCCAGATGTTCGGCCTTTCGCCGCGCCAGTGGCGGATTTCGATGGGACGGCCGGCGCAACGATAG
- a CDS encoding quinone oxidoreductase: MAKAVRFYEVGGPEVLRVEDVTVGEPGPGEVRLRHAAVGCNFADTYFRSGYYPAPLPAGIGVEGAGTIEAVGEGVIGFAPGDRVAYNGSPLGAYSEARVMPAAPLFKLPEGIAIEDAAASTMRGLSATYWLARTNPAMKAGDTILLHAAAGGVGLLAVQLAKLMGLRVIGTVSSEAKAEKALALGCDEIIFYRREDVAARVGELTDGEGVTTVFDSVGKDTFEGSLKSLKRRGVLVACGTASGPFPPIDVFQLLMQGSVYVTRPGFADYYADPAERAELSSLWFGHLAAGRVKVEIGQRYALDDCVAAHRELEAGQTIGSSIFIL; encoded by the coding sequence ATGGCAAAAGCCGTTCGCTTTTATGAGGTTGGTGGCCCCGAAGTGCTTCGGGTCGAAGACGTCACGGTCGGCGAGCCCGGCCCGGGCGAAGTCCGCCTCCGCCATGCCGCGGTCGGCTGCAACTTCGCCGACACCTATTTCCGTTCGGGCTATTATCCCGCACCGCTCCCCGCCGGGATCGGGGTCGAGGGCGCCGGGACGATCGAGGCGGTCGGCGAAGGCGTCATCGGTTTCGCGCCGGGCGACCGCGTCGCCTATAACGGCAGCCCGCTCGGCGCCTATAGCGAGGCGCGCGTCATGCCCGCCGCGCCCTTGTTCAAGCTGCCTGAGGGCATCGCGATCGAGGATGCGGCGGCGTCGACGATGCGCGGCCTGTCGGCGACCTATTGGCTTGCCCGGACCAACCCGGCGATGAAGGCGGGCGACACGATCCTGCTCCACGCCGCGGCCGGGGGCGTCGGCCTGCTCGCGGTGCAGCTTGCGAAGCTGATGGGGCTGCGCGTCATCGGCACCGTGTCGAGCGAGGCGAAAGCCGAAAAAGCGCTCGCGCTCGGCTGCGACGAAATCATCTTCTATCGCCGCGAGGATGTCGCGGCGCGGGTCGGGGAGCTGACCGACGGCGAAGGCGTGACGACGGTGTTCGACAGCGTCGGCAAGGACACGTTCGAGGGGTCGCTGAAATCGCTCAAGCGGCGCGGCGTCCTCGTGGCCTGCGGTACGGCGTCGGGGCCCTTTCCGCCGATCGATGTCTTTCAGCTTCTGATGCAGGGGTCGGTCTATGTCACCCGCCCCGGCTTCGCCGACTATTATGCCGACCCCGCCGAACGCGCCGAGCTGTCGAGCCTGTGGTTCGGCCATCTCGCCGCGGGCCGCGTCAAGGTCGAGATCGGCCAGCGCTATGCGCTCGACGACTGTGTCGCGGCGCACCGCGAGCTCGAGGCCGGGCAGACCATCGGCTCCTCCATCTTCATACTCTGA
- a CDS encoding asparagine synthetase B family protein, whose protein sequence is MSRRVLDLHETAVTRMAASSGRSLVSDYWGGYVSILARPGGGLAIFRDPSGLLPVYYRADGAGVTASSDAADLGRRGGVDYPAVARFLANGGAPSRETCLEGVQVLLPGECLIITSGSRRLESWWSPWDWTQVPHKRFEVAARKLRAVALDCIESWASCFDSILTGVSGGLDSSIVAGAASRRAAALHCLTMIEDDAIGDERRYASILAKAIGVPLLEAHYDLGKVEIDRAVAPHHPWPHAPFYMQAIASAHEELRREHQIDAFFSGNGGDNIFCAIRSASPFVDRFMAQGPRHGLFDTLRDLSDLTGASGATILRHAWDRYRDCSRPVKLHRDTSGLSSAAIAELDVPRPPHPWMEAPEGTPPGKAAHVRLLARAHRSIELYPRRSHPQHVAPLLSQPIVETCLSIPTWQWIEGGRDRAVARAAFKSIVPVQLLRRTSKGGPGGFMQRIFQANAEHAGDLLRTGLLARAGLLDLRTLEGASQPTVAGFEKAQRILALCAAESWVRWWTDVRAS, encoded by the coding sequence ATGAGCCGCCGCGTGTTGGATCTGCATGAAACGGCGGTAACCAGAATGGCGGCGTCTAGCGGCCGGTCGCTCGTGTCCGACTATTGGGGCGGCTATGTGTCCATCTTGGCGCGGCCCGGTGGAGGTCTCGCGATATTTCGCGACCCGTCCGGGTTGTTGCCCGTCTATTACCGCGCCGATGGGGCGGGCGTCACAGCGTCGAGCGACGCTGCCGATCTCGGCAGACGTGGCGGCGTCGATTATCCGGCAGTTGCGCGGTTTCTGGCTAATGGAGGCGCGCCTAGCCGAGAAACCTGCCTCGAAGGTGTCCAGGTACTGCTTCCAGGGGAATGTCTGATCATTACTTCGGGATCGCGTCGTCTGGAAAGCTGGTGGTCACCGTGGGATTGGACGCAGGTCCCCCACAAGCGGTTCGAGGTGGCCGCCCGTAAGCTTCGCGCCGTGGCGCTCGACTGTATCGAAAGCTGGGCGTCCTGCTTTGATTCCATATTGACCGGCGTATCTGGCGGCCTCGATTCCTCGATTGTCGCCGGCGCCGCATCTCGCCGCGCCGCCGCGCTTCATTGCCTGACGATGATCGAAGACGATGCGATTGGCGATGAGCGCCGCTATGCTTCCATTCTCGCCAAGGCGATTGGCGTTCCCTTGCTTGAAGCCCACTATGACCTCGGCAAGGTTGAGATTGATCGCGCCGTGGCGCCGCACCACCCTTGGCCGCACGCGCCATTCTACATGCAGGCAATCGCGTCGGCTCATGAAGAGCTCCGCCGCGAGCATCAAATCGATGCCTTCTTCTCGGGCAATGGCGGGGACAATATCTTCTGTGCGATCCGCAGCGCCTCGCCGTTCGTCGATCGTTTCATGGCGCAGGGACCGCGTCACGGGCTTTTCGACACCCTGCGCGATTTGAGCGATCTGACGGGAGCCAGCGGTGCGACCATCTTGCGGCACGCCTGGGATCGCTATCGTGACTGCAGCCGGCCCGTAAAACTTCATCGCGACACTTCCGGGCTTTCTTCCGCCGCGATCGCCGAGCTGGATGTGCCGAGGCCGCCCCATCCATGGATGGAAGCGCCCGAAGGCACGCCGCCCGGCAAGGCGGCGCATGTCAGGCTGCTGGCGCGCGCGCATCGCAGCATCGAGCTGTATCCCCGCCGCTCCCATCCGCAGCATGTCGCGCCGCTCCTGTCGCAACCAATCGTCGAAACATGCCTGTCAATCCCGACATGGCAGTGGATCGAGGGCGGCAGGGATCGCGCCGTCGCTCGGGCGGCATTCAAATCCATCGTCCCTGTGCAATTATTGCGCCGCACGTCCAAGGGCGGGCCGGGCGGCTTCATGCAGCGCATATTCCAGGCGAACGCGGAACATGCCGGCGACCTGCTGCGCACTGGCCTGCTGGCGCGGGCCGGTCTGCTCGACCTCAGGACCTTGGAAGGAGCCTCGCAGCCGACGGTGGCGGGCTTCGAAAAGGCGCAGCGCATCCTCGCACTTTGCGCGGCGGAAAGCTGGGTTCGTTGGTGGACGGATGTTCGCGCGTCATAA
- a CDS encoding prolyl oligopeptidase family serine peptidase, with protein MVGLANSGTAVAEEGRRWTLEDVVTVPAEFELSLASDGKSLAYLERRADLQKNETVSILHLFDLRSRASREILRAASAEQLRPLPNGTGWSLLLDRGDELQLYALDAEGTIKPLLVRDAKVTVGQTEGALFAVRSGAPRRIGILYHDWSPDGQWLWYATLKPSSEPANVAIDDAVVSQRNRRRAPVRAIVELRIRSATGEDWLVASRPSGDRLAFYYGGHVEWTDEGPRYQLEQSDAERADGIGTFSWSFVTNASRPIQESSGFPAIGLVRGPNGGTLASEGFGRTLALTETHTDGRKTHYGRQPYYIGDPRSAGNWLSGDGLSALLGVRTTSHPRYGLVLLTGRHATSLIRPGSLTACDFREDLAWGICVEEGLNQAPRFVRVEPKDGRVQAIAPLSAAHDSIAPLRVTPHQWTNRLGYRSTGFIVWPRNYQTSSRYPAIIITHGSDADERFANVDLQWNYPAQLFAERGYVVILMNDPSARQQAELWHAYMIWSGGPGTLGPEKLRELIWINGVYSFEDAIAELASEGIVDPDRIGIAGYSRGSQMVNVAMTQSEMFRAASSGDGNYLEPASYSDPKDGYHAVFGGPPSGRYLDAYRQLSPSLRADRACAPVLQQMASPFAGAIDFYAALREAKVPAQISLYPGETTATDETHLFHIPSNRLRAMQENLAWFDFWLRDRRDRDLDDRGAFDRWAKMAAQWKTRCVQTRGAERR; from the coding sequence TTGGTCGGTCTCGCTAACAGCGGGACGGCCGTCGCGGAGGAAGGTCGGCGCTGGACGCTCGAAGATGTGGTGACCGTCCCGGCGGAGTTCGAATTGAGCTTGGCGAGCGACGGCAAGTCGCTCGCCTATCTCGAACGGCGAGCGGATCTCCAAAAGAATGAGACCGTCTCAATTCTTCATCTGTTTGACCTGCGCTCGCGCGCCTCGCGCGAGATTCTGCGCGCGGCGAGCGCAGAGCAGCTCCGACCGTTGCCGAACGGCACGGGCTGGAGCCTACTGCTAGATCGGGGCGACGAGCTTCAGCTCTATGCGCTCGACGCCGAAGGGACGATCAAACCGCTGCTGGTGCGCGATGCGAAGGTTACCGTCGGCCAGACCGAAGGCGCGCTGTTCGCCGTGCGAAGCGGTGCGCCGCGCCGGATCGGGATTTTATATCACGACTGGTCTCCCGACGGACAATGGCTTTGGTACGCCACGCTAAAGCCAAGTTCGGAACCGGCCAATGTTGCCATCGACGACGCGGTGGTTAGCCAGCGCAATCGGCGTCGCGCGCCGGTCCGGGCGATCGTAGAACTGCGCATACGGTCGGCGACGGGCGAAGACTGGCTGGTCGCATCGCGGCCATCGGGCGACCGGCTTGCTTTCTATTATGGCGGCCATGTCGAATGGACCGACGAAGGGCCGCGCTACCAGTTAGAGCAATCCGATGCGGAGCGGGCCGACGGCATCGGGACCTTTTCCTGGAGCTTTGTCACCAACGCCAGCCGGCCCATTCAGGAAAGTTCGGGTTTTCCGGCGATCGGTCTGGTGCGCGGCCCGAATGGCGGAACTCTTGCAAGCGAGGGTTTCGGCAGGACGCTTGCCCTCACGGAGACGCACACCGATGGCCGAAAAACTCACTATGGTCGCCAGCCCTATTACATCGGCGACCCGCGTTCGGCAGGAAATTGGCTCTCGGGGGATGGGCTAAGCGCGCTGCTGGGGGTGCGAACGACCTCGCATCCACGGTACGGGTTGGTTTTGCTTACCGGTCGGCACGCAACGTCGCTGATCCGCCCCGGCAGCTTGACGGCCTGCGACTTTCGCGAGGATCTCGCGTGGGGCATTTGCGTCGAGGAAGGGCTGAACCAGGCGCCACGGTTCGTCCGTGTCGAACCGAAAGACGGGCGCGTGCAGGCCATCGCTCCGCTCTCCGCTGCTCATGATTCGATCGCACCGTTGCGCGTCACGCCGCATCAATGGACAAACCGGCTCGGCTACCGATCGACCGGATTCATCGTCTGGCCTCGCAATTACCAGACAAGCAGTCGCTACCCGGCGATCATCATCACTCATGGCAGCGATGCGGACGAGCGCTTCGCGAACGTCGATCTGCAATGGAACTACCCCGCTCAGCTGTTCGCCGAGCGCGGATATGTCGTCATTCTCATGAACGACCCCTCGGCTCGGCAGCAGGCTGAGCTTTGGCACGCCTATATGATATGGTCGGGCGGCCCAGGCACACTCGGTCCCGAAAAGCTGCGCGAGCTGATCTGGATCAACGGCGTCTATAGTTTTGAAGACGCGATCGCCGAGTTGGCAAGCGAAGGCATTGTCGATCCCGACCGCATTGGCATTGCCGGGTACAGTCGGGGATCGCAGATGGTGAATGTCGCGATGACCCAATCGGAGATGTTTCGCGCTGCTTCCAGCGGGGACGGGAATTATCTTGAACCCGCATCCTATTCAGATCCGAAAGACGGGTATCACGCCGTCTTCGGCGGCCCACCTTCAGGTCGTTACCTCGACGCCTATCGCCAGCTGTCGCCCTCGCTCCGTGCCGATAGGGCGTGTGCTCCGGTCCTTCAGCAAATGGCTTCTCCCTTTGCGGGAGCGATCGATTTCTACGCCGCGCTGCGCGAAGCAAAGGTTCCTGCGCAGATCAGTCTCTATCCTGGCGAGACCACCGCCACCGATGAGACCCATCTGTTTCACATCCCCTCCAATCGGCTGCGCGCGATGCAAGAGAATCTGGCGTGGTTCGACTTCTGGCTTCGCGATCGGCGCGACCGGGATCTGGATGACAGAGGCGCATTCGACCGCTGGGCGAAAATGGCGGCGCAATGGAAAACAAGGTGTGTGCAGACGCGAGGCGCCGAGCGGCGATAG
- a CDS encoding lasso peptide biosynthesis B2 protein has product MMNVITSAATHWCRVGGTFVFLDLSRDRYFMLEQSAADRFSRIVAGAQEEGDNDWLAARGLHHLAPPVDQSSSERIAPTSSVLEEPNLERASAVETARSVWVLALAQRHVRKLALMEILPNLLHGVPVAPHVQRSDARQVAAAFKRARHYFSGMDECLSRGVAMRRVLAGKGCEARLVIGVTLPFAAHCWVQLGSAVLTDPLDVVTPYTPILVA; this is encoded by the coding sequence ATGATGAATGTCATCACTTCAGCTGCCACGCATTGGTGCAGAGTCGGCGGCACCTTCGTCTTTCTGGACTTGTCCCGCGATCGCTATTTCATGCTTGAGCAAAGTGCGGCTGATCGCTTTTCCCGGATTGTCGCCGGAGCGCAAGAGGAGGGTGACAATGATTGGCTTGCCGCACGCGGCTTGCACCATCTGGCGCCGCCGGTCGATCAATCTAGTTCCGAAAGGATCGCTCCGACCAGCAGTGTTCTCGAGGAGCCAAATCTCGAAAGGGCTTCGGCGGTTGAGACAGCCCGTTCGGTATGGGTCCTGGCCCTAGCTCAGCGGCATGTTCGGAAACTCGCTCTAATGGAAATTCTGCCTAATCTTTTGCACGGCGTGCCAGTAGCTCCGCACGTTCAACGGTCGGATGCACGCCAGGTAGCCGCGGCGTTTAAGCGAGCGCGTCACTATTTTTCCGGCATGGATGAATGCCTCAGCCGCGGCGTTGCAATGCGCCGTGTGCTGGCCGGAAAGGGGTGCGAGGCCCGGCTGGTGATCGGCGTAACTTTGCCATTCGCCGCGCATTGCTGGGTGCAGCTGGGCTCGGCGGTATTGACCGATCCGCTCGATGTGGTGACCCCCTACACACCGATATTGGTCGCCTGA